Proteins encoded by one window of Phenylobacterium soli:
- a CDS encoding PAS domain-containing protein — MSSITAAPAKTLKHPYALPGHLSPELARVHAYWRGLLRGAAEMPFWDDAKLTDLPDLADRLFLIDVLSPPERFRFASLGKALTAEELAGRFLDEIRPASPFAFLASQAAATTESAQPTYFRAESEPTADLGGYARLLLPMWGEGKISMILGAVDFG, encoded by the coding sequence ATGTCGTCGATCACCGCCGCCCCGGCGAAGACCCTCAAACACCCCTATGCCCTGCCCGGCCACCTGTCGCCGGAGCTGGCGCGCGTCCACGCCTACTGGCGCGGCCTGCTGCGCGGCGCGGCCGAGATGCCGTTCTGGGACGACGCCAAGCTCACCGACCTTCCCGACCTCGCGGACCGTCTGTTCCTGATCGACGTGCTGTCGCCGCCCGAGCGGTTCCGCTTCGCCAGCCTCGGCAAGGCGCTGACGGCCGAGGAGCTGGCCGGCCGCTTCCTGGACGAGATCCGTCCGGCCTCGCCGTTCGCCTTCCTCGCCTCCCAGGCCGCGGCGACGACCGAGAGCGCCCAGCCGACCTACTTCAGGGCCGAGAGCGAGCCCACGGCGGATCTGGGCGGCTACGCCCGCCTGCTGCTGCCCATGTGGGGCGAAGGCAAGATCTCGATGATCCTGGGCGCCGTCGACTTCGGCTGA
- a CDS encoding isoaspartyl peptidase/L-asparaginase family protein produces MPNWALVAHGGAGVIERAHLTPEQDGAYREAMGRVVEAGGAVLKAGGAALDAVEAGIRILEDDPLFNAGRGAVFTAEGKTELDAAVMDGKSLGAGAVAGVTRTRHPVSLARAVMARSPHVFLIGAGADAFSAAQGLEQAEPAWFFTERRWRALQKDLTTLGLPIPPRPEGASEAAGRAALAHDEGPTGTVRKFGTVGLVARDANGDVAAGTSTGGTTAKRWGRVGDSPLIGAGTYADNRSCAVSATGTGEYFIRLAVAHRICALVEFKGLPLQAALDQVIQHELTALGGDGGVIAVDPQGHMAWSFNTSGMYRARLADGEPLQVGIYKDDP; encoded by the coding sequence ATGCCGAACTGGGCTCTCGTGGCGCATGGCGGGGCAGGCGTCATCGAGCGCGCACACCTGACGCCGGAGCAGGACGGCGCCTATCGCGAGGCCATGGGCCGCGTGGTCGAGGCCGGCGGCGCGGTGCTGAAGGCGGGCGGCGCGGCGCTCGACGCGGTCGAGGCCGGCATCCGGATCCTGGAGGATGACCCGCTGTTCAACGCCGGCCGCGGCGCGGTCTTCACCGCCGAGGGGAAGACCGAACTCGACGCCGCGGTCATGGACGGCAAGTCACTGGGCGCCGGGGCCGTCGCGGGGGTGACGCGCACCCGCCATCCGGTGTCGCTGGCCCGGGCGGTGATGGCCAGGAGCCCGCATGTCTTCCTGATCGGGGCCGGCGCCGACGCCTTCTCCGCCGCCCAGGGCCTGGAGCAGGCCGAGCCCGCCTGGTTCTTCACCGAGCGGCGCTGGCGGGCGCTGCAGAAGGACCTGACAACCCTGGGCCTGCCCATTCCGCCGCGGCCCGAAGGCGCCTCGGAGGCCGCTGGCCGCGCGGCTCTGGCGCACGATGAGGGCCCCACCGGAACGGTCCGCAAGTTCGGCACGGTCGGCCTCGTCGCCCGCGACGCGAACGGGGACGTGGCGGCCGGCACCTCCACCGGCGGCACAACCGCCAAGCGCTGGGGCCGGGTGGGCGACTCGCCGCTGATCGGCGCCGGGACCTACGCCGACAACCGCAGCTGCGCGGTCTCGGCCACCGGCACCGGCGAGTACTTCATCCGTCTGGCCGTGGCCCACCGCATCTGCGCCCTCGTCGAGTTCAAGGGCCTGCCGCTGCAGGCCGCCCTCGACCAGGTGATCCAGCATGAGCTGACCGCGCTCGGCGGCGACGGCGGCGTGATCGCCGTGGACCCGCAAGGCCACATGGCCTGGAGCTTCAACACCTCTGGCATGTACCGCGCCCGCCTCGCCGACGGCGAGCCGCTGCAGGTGGGCATCTACAAGGACGATCCGTGA
- a CDS encoding MarR family winged helix-turn-helix transcriptional regulator produces the protein MKTDAGLKLDAYLPYRLSVASNAVSGLIARAYQDRFGLTVPQWRLICVLAEDGALTQGQIVARTVMDKVTVSRAAQGLLRRHLVARTAHHADQRSHVLTLSSQGERLYAEIAPLALAYEQALIEGLSADDVEHLKRLLLKLQARATELVDADPPG, from the coding sequence ATGAAGACGGACGCCGGGCTCAAGCTCGACGCCTATCTGCCGTACCGGCTGTCGGTGGCGTCCAACGCCGTCTCCGGCCTCATCGCGCGCGCCTACCAGGACCGCTTCGGCCTGACCGTGCCGCAATGGCGGCTGATCTGCGTGCTCGCCGAGGATGGCGCCCTGACCCAGGGCCAGATCGTCGCCCGCACGGTGATGGACAAGGTCACGGTCAGCCGCGCCGCCCAGGGCCTGCTCCGGCGCCATCTGGTGGCGCGCACCGCGCACCACGCGGACCAGCGCAGCCACGTCCTGACGCTCTCCAGCCAGGGTGAGCGGCTCTACGCCGAGATCGCGCCCCTGGCGCTGGCTTACGAGCAGGCCTTGATCGAGGGCCTGAGCGCCGACGACGTCGAGCACCTCAAGCGCCTGCTCCTCAAGCTCCAGGCCCGCGCCACCGAGCTGGTGGACGCCGACCCACCGGGCTGA
- a CDS encoding demethoxyubiquinone hydroxylase family protein produces MAEILRVDHAGELGAVQIYRGQRAVLGSAPGRDRINGQLAEMEAQEAEHLARFDRLLTERGVRPTAMTPVWRLAGFALGAGTALLGEKAAHACTEAVENVIEQHYAGQIAEIAEREPELAAELTKFRDEELAHRDLAVDEGAREAPGYALLSAVIRTGCRAAIKISEKI; encoded by the coding sequence ATGGCCGAGATCCTGCGCGTCGACCACGCCGGCGAACTGGGCGCGGTGCAGATCTATCGCGGCCAGCGGGCGGTGCTGGGCTCGGCCCCGGGCCGGGACCGGATCAACGGCCAGCTCGCCGAGATGGAGGCCCAGGAGGCCGAGCACCTGGCGCGGTTCGACCGGCTGCTCACCGAGCGGGGGGTGCGGCCGACGGCGATGACGCCGGTCTGGCGGCTGGCCGGCTTCGCCCTGGGCGCCGGCACGGCCCTGCTCGGCGAGAAGGCGGCGCACGCCTGCACCGAGGCGGTGGAGAACGTCATCGAGCAGCACTACGCCGGCCAGATCGCCGAGATCGCCGAGCGCGAGCCGGAACTGGCGGCCGAACTGACCAAGTTCCGCGACGAGGAGCTGGCGCACCGCGACCTGGCGGTGGACGAGGGCGCGCGCGAAGCCCCAGGCTATGCCCTGCTGTCGGCGGTGATCCGCACCGGCTGCCGCGCCGCGATCAAGATCAGCGAGAAGATCTGA
- a CDS encoding calcium-binding protein, producing MPDLTPVGGEVLVNVATTGTQSPAGLAVLRDGTTVALFTDDGAGGIAKLRLFDSHEQPLGGEISLGPAWNAQVTALEGGGFAASWISTAADRSVVHLQTFDAAGHAVGAAQDLKSYDEKLDLASGINSQQHPLGLHMASLADGGYAVAWTVQASDSMSFKTLSIQGLIVHGDGQSQTLGQIVTGGTKALVPYDTVATPVQLADGRLMLTWWQQAASAPASPQDPVSGQHILMFDAAGAPIGAGVHLDSAMPADGGPIVDGSHGLGVAVLGDGDVAFGWIAGGKVWLSVYPESGLGQGNLSGRTAPVAVGDTNDAGAPQVAELGDGRLVVAWTADAAGGSDVLARIYSAGAVPAGAAFHLGDITSGAQDLALIAAHGDGLSTLWRDDSGLASGGGTADLSGAGVKLQLLGAAASGPHSLLGTAGPEVLAGGAGEDWLTGYGGADTLSGGFGHDKFILGQGAGVDRVLDFTAGEDLILVTDGAGAIADGSHGALIFDAASHTLSFDPDGGPGPAAAEPLAILDGVSHVGASDLAAGFAPHAIKVIAADGSMEKTVFDGGGAAWASTVTQTSAAGAVTSYTVNQDDGSHWTTWFDAPATETWSSRTAVVDAAGAVSLYAVTYDDGRREVFSFDTQHAQPWSRMVDDYDAAGRLATRATVYDDGVVKVATLDADNSHPWSMLVDVYDAAGRLTGHWTYNDDGTFVG from the coding sequence ATGCCCGACCTGACCCCCGTGGGCGGTGAAGTCCTCGTCAACGTCGCCACGACCGGGACCCAGAGCCCCGCCGGCCTGGCCGTGCTGCGCGACGGGACCACCGTGGCGCTGTTCACCGACGACGGCGCCGGCGGGATCGCCAAGCTGCGGCTGTTCGATTCCCACGAGCAGCCGCTGGGCGGCGAGATCAGCCTGGGCCCGGCCTGGAACGCCCAGGTGACGGCGTTGGAGGGCGGCGGCTTTGCGGCGAGCTGGATCTCCACCGCGGCCGACCGTTCGGTGGTCCACCTGCAGACCTTCGACGCCGCCGGCCATGCCGTCGGGGCGGCGCAGGATCTCAAGAGCTACGACGAGAAGCTCGACCTGGCGTCGGGGATCAACAGCCAGCAGCACCCGCTCGGCCTGCACATGGCGAGCCTGGCCGACGGCGGCTACGCCGTCGCCTGGACGGTACAGGCCTCGGACTCGATGAGCTTCAAGACCCTGTCGATCCAGGGCCTCATCGTCCACGGCGACGGGCAGTCGCAGACCCTCGGCCAGATCGTGACCGGCGGGACCAAGGCGCTGGTCCCCTACGACACGGTGGCGACGCCGGTGCAACTCGCCGACGGACGGCTGATGCTGACCTGGTGGCAGCAGGCGGCCAGCGCGCCGGCCTCGCCGCAGGACCCGGTGTCCGGCCAGCACATCCTGATGTTCGACGCCGCCGGCGCGCCGATCGGCGCGGGCGTCCACCTCGACTCGGCCATGCCGGCCGACGGCGGGCCGATCGTCGACGGCTCGCACGGGCTGGGCGTCGCCGTGCTGGGCGACGGAGACGTGGCGTTCGGCTGGATCGCCGGCGGCAAGGTCTGGCTGTCGGTGTATCCGGAGAGCGGGCTGGGCCAGGGCAACCTGTCGGGCCGCACCGCGCCGGTGGCGGTGGGCGACACCAACGACGCGGGCGCGCCGCAGGTCGCCGAGCTCGGCGACGGGCGGCTGGTGGTGGCCTGGACGGCGGATGCGGCCGGCGGCAGCGACGTGCTGGCGCGGATCTACAGCGCCGGGGCGGTCCCGGCCGGCGCGGCCTTCCACCTCGGGGACATCACTAGCGGCGCCCAGGACCTGGCCCTGATCGCCGCCCACGGCGACGGGCTCTCGACCCTGTGGCGCGACGACAGCGGCCTGGCCTCGGGCGGCGGGACGGCGGACCTCAGCGGCGCGGGCGTGAAGCTGCAGCTTCTCGGCGCGGCGGCGAGCGGGCCGCATTCGCTGCTGGGCACGGCCGGGCCGGAAGTGCTGGCCGGCGGCGCGGGCGAGGACTGGCTGACCGGCTATGGCGGCGCCGACACCCTCTCCGGCGGCTTCGGCCACGACAAGTTCATCCTCGGCCAGGGCGCGGGCGTCGACCGGGTGCTGGACTTCACCGCCGGCGAGGACCTGATCCTGGTGACCGACGGCGCCGGGGCCATCGCCGACGGCTCCCACGGGGCGCTGATCTTCGACGCGGCGAGCCACACCCTGAGCTTCGATCCCGACGGCGGGCCGGGCCCCGCGGCGGCCGAGCCGCTGGCGATCCTCGACGGGGTAAGCCACGTCGGCGCAAGCGACCTCGCGGCCGGCTTCGCCCCGCACGCCATCAAGGTGATCGCCGCCGACGGCTCCATGGAAAAGACGGTCTTCGACGGCGGCGGCGCCGCCTGGGCGAGCACGGTGACCCAGACCAGCGCCGCGGGCGCGGTGACGAGCTACACGGTCAACCAGGACGACGGCTCTCACTGGACGACCTGGTTCGACGCCCCGGCGACGGAAACCTGGTCGAGCCGCACGGCGGTGGTCGACGCAGCGGGCGCGGTCAGCCTGTATGCCGTGACCTACGACGACGGGCGGCGCGAGGTGTTCAGCTTCGACACCCAGCACGCCCAGCCCTGGTCGCGGATGGTCGACGACTATGACGCGGCAGGGCGGCTCGCCACCCGCGCGACGGTCTATGACGATGGCGTGGTGAAGGTGGCCACCCTGGATGCGGACAACAGCCACCCTTGGAGCATGCTGGTCGACGTCTACGACGCGGCCGGCCGGCTCACCGGCCACTGGACCTACAACGACGACGGCACGTTCGTGGGCTGA
- the hppD gene encoding 4-hydroxyphenylpyruvate dioxygenase, with the protein MTIQTKTPTRDLFENPLGTDGFEFVEFTSPEPERLKGLFELMGFTATARHRSKNVLRFQQGDINFILNMEPQGQPAEFRKVHGPSANAMAFRVKDAAKAFKLAVERGAKPVVGPVGPMELNIPAIEGIGGSNLYLVDRYGAQEIYDVDFLPIPGAQEAMAQNARGLTYIDHLTHNVHRGNMSVWADYYERIFNFREIRYFDIEGQQTGLFSKAMTSPCGKIRIPLNESQDEHSQIEEFLREYHGEGIQHVALGTEDIFQSVESMREKGVKFQDTPDTYYEQLDGRVPGHGENVQRLQADKILLDGAPTEGQGLLLQIFTENMIGPIFFELIQRKGNEGFGEGNFKALFESIELDQIRRGVLPGKA; encoded by the coding sequence ATGACCATCCAGACCAAAACCCCGACCCGCGACCTGTTCGAAAACCCGCTGGGCACCGACGGCTTCGAATTCGTCGAGTTCACCTCGCCCGAGCCAGAGCGGCTCAAGGGCCTGTTCGAGCTGATGGGCTTCACCGCCACGGCCAGGCACCGCTCGAAGAACGTGCTCCGCTTCCAGCAGGGCGACATCAATTTCATCCTGAACATGGAGCCCCAGGGCCAGCCGGCGGAGTTCCGAAAGGTCCACGGCCCCTCGGCCAACGCCATGGCGTTCCGGGTGAAGGACGCGGCCAAGGCGTTCAAGCTGGCGGTCGAGCGGGGCGCCAAGCCGGTGGTCGGTCCGGTCGGCCCGATGGAGCTGAACATCCCGGCCATCGAGGGCATCGGCGGCTCGAACCTCTACCTCGTCGACCGCTATGGCGCGCAGGAGATCTACGACGTCGACTTCCTGCCGATCCCGGGGGCCCAGGAGGCCATGGCCCAGAACGCCAGGGGCCTGACCTACATCGACCACCTGACCCACAACGTGCACCGCGGCAACATGTCGGTCTGGGCGGACTACTACGAGCGCATCTTCAACTTCCGGGAGATCCGCTACTTCGACATCGAGGGCCAGCAGACCGGCCTGTTCTCCAAGGCCATGACCAGCCCGTGCGGCAAGATCCGCATCCCGCTGAACGAGAGCCAGGACGAGCACTCCCAGATCGAGGAGTTCCTGCGCGAGTACCACGGCGAGGGCATCCAGCACGTGGCCCTGGGAACCGAGGACATCTTCCAGTCGGTGGAATCGATGCGGGAGAAGGGGGTGAAGTTCCAGGACACGCCCGACACCTACTACGAGCAGCTCGACGGCCGCGTGCCCGGCCACGGCGAGAACGTCCAGCGCCTGCAAGCCGACAAGATCCTGCTCGACGGCGCGCCGACGGAGGGCCAGGGCCTGCTCCTGCAGATCTTCACCGAGAACATGATCGGGCCGATCTTCTTCGAGCTCATCCAGCGCAAGGGCAACGAGGGCTTCGGCGAGGGCAACTTCAAGGCGCTCTTCGAGTCCATCGAGCTCGACCAGATCCGCCGCGGCGTGCTGCCGGGCAAGGCCTAG
- a CDS encoding disulfide bond formation protein B — MILTPLLNRWRLAALVVSAAMLATAHAFQTFGGYQPCTLCLRQREVYWVVGTIALAFMFLVRLPGGARFRQLTCWILGLGFLVSFAVATYHAGAEWKFWPGPSTCSSAGSAGVSAQAMQDLLNGAKIKPPACDQVVWSLFGLSMAGWNALISLGLVGLSALAALNERSKP; from the coding sequence ATGATCCTGACGCCCCTCCTCAACCGCTGGCGGCTGGCCGCCCTCGTCGTCTCGGCGGCGATGCTGGCCACGGCCCACGCCTTCCAGACCTTCGGCGGCTACCAGCCGTGCACCCTGTGCCTGCGGCAGCGCGAGGTCTACTGGGTGGTCGGGACGATCGCGCTCGCCTTCATGTTCCTGGTCCGCCTGCCCGGCGGGGCGCGTTTCCGCCAGCTTACCTGCTGGATCCTCGGCCTCGGCTTCCTGGTGAGCTTCGCCGTCGCGACCTACCACGCCGGGGCGGAGTGGAAGTTCTGGCCCGGCCCGTCCACCTGCTCGAGCGCCGGCTCGGCAGGGGTCAGCGCCCAGGCGATGCAGGACCTGCTCAACGGCGCCAAGATCAAGCCGCCGGCCTGCGATCAGGTGGTCTGGTCGCTGTTCGGCCTGTCCATGGCCGGCTGGAACGCGCTGATCTCGCTGGGGCTTGTGGGCCTGAGCGCGCTCGCCGCCCTGAACGAAAGGTCCAAGCCGTGA
- a CDS encoding 1-phosphofructokinase family hexose kinase: protein MTLVATLTLNPGIDVSTSTERVEPLRKLRCGPGRRDPGGGGINVARVARRLGAEAIAVYPAGGFTGQLLQQLVEREEVASIVVPTGGETREDFTVLEAASGQQYRFVLPGPHLHGVEWMACLRALAELPRKPDIVCASGSLPPGAPDDFYARVAEIVCSWGARLALDCAGAPLKAALDERVFLIKPNLRELSELVGRPLPDDAARLDACRELIAGRRLEAVALTLGAEGAMLVTRDLVLRAPGLPIEPITTVGAGDSFLGAMVWALASNLTLAEAFPYAVAAGSAALMADGTELCRAEDVRRLLPRVIVQALAPSPV from the coding sequence ATGACTCTCGTCGCCACCCTGACGCTCAATCCCGGTATCGACGTCTCGACCTCGACCGAGCGCGTCGAGCCCCTGCGCAAGCTGCGGTGCGGCCCGGGCCGCCGCGATCCCGGCGGCGGCGGGATCAACGTGGCCCGCGTGGCGCGCCGCCTCGGCGCCGAGGCGATCGCGGTCTATCCGGCCGGCGGCTTCACCGGCCAGCTCCTCCAGCAGCTGGTCGAGCGCGAGGAGGTGGCCTCCATCGTCGTGCCGACCGGCGGCGAGACCCGCGAGGACTTCACCGTGCTCGAGGCCGCCAGCGGCCAGCAGTACCGCTTCGTCCTGCCCGGCCCGCACCTCCACGGCGTCGAATGGATGGCCTGCCTTCGCGCCCTGGCCGAGCTGCCGCGCAAGCCGGACATCGTCTGCGCCTCGGGCAGCCTGCCGCCCGGCGCCCCCGACGACTTCTACGCCCGCGTGGCCGAGATCGTCTGCAGCTGGGGCGCGCGGCTGGCGCTCGACTGCGCCGGCGCCCCGCTCAAGGCCGCCCTCGATGAGCGCGTCTTCCTGATCAAGCCGAACCTGCGCGAGCTCTCCGAGCTGGTCGGCCGGCCGCTGCCCGACGACGCCGCGCGGCTGGACGCCTGCCGCGAGCTGATCGCCGGCCGCCGGCTGGAGGCCGTCGCCCTGACCCTCGGCGCGGAGGGCGCCATGCTGGTGACGCGGGACCTTGTGCTGCGTGCGCCGGGCCTGCCCATCGAGCCGATCACCACCGTCGGCGCCGGCGACAGCTTCCTCGGCGCCATGGTCTGGGCGCTCGCCTCCAACCTGACCCTGGCCGAGGCCTTCCCCTATGCGGTGGCCGCGGGCTCGGCGGCGCTGATGGCCGACGGCACCGAACTCTGCCGCGCCGAGGACGTGCGCCGCCTGCTGCCGCGCGTCATCGTTCAGGCGCTGGCGCCGTCGCCCGTCTGA
- a CDS encoding homogentisate 1,2-dioxygenase: protein MATRNWIPVRGAQGAHSRQAHADMPDGTYEREISKEGFFGPAAFLHHRRPPTGWVRFEGPLRPRAFDLARLNAAEPSPWAAGKVLFNPATEIRFWKLGEAMPALARNADGDQLLFIHQGAGDLFCDYGRLAYRAGDYLYLPRGTMWRLAPSEPTAVLMIQATNTHFGLPDKGLLGGHALFDPAMLETPVMDEAFRAHQDEAGEFVVEIKKRGEVSRVTYPYNPLDAVGWHGELAPVRLNVTDLRPVMSHRYHLPPSVHTTFVSDRFVVCTFAPRPFETDPGALKVPFFHNNDDFDEVLFYHAGDFFSRDNIDAGMMTFHPSGFTHGPHPKALKNMLTQAKPATDEYAVMIDTRDPLEVGEAAAAVENPAYVDSWKAS, encoded by the coding sequence ATGGCGACTCGTAACTGGATTCCGGTCCGCGGCGCGCAAGGCGCCCACTCCCGCCAGGCCCACGCCGACATGCCCGACGGCACCTACGAGCGGGAGATCTCCAAGGAGGGCTTCTTCGGTCCGGCCGCCTTCCTGCACCACCGCCGCCCGCCCACGGGGTGGGTGAGGTTCGAGGGGCCGCTGCGTCCGCGCGCCTTCGACCTCGCCCGGCTGAACGCCGCCGAGCCGTCGCCCTGGGCGGCGGGCAAGGTGCTGTTCAATCCGGCCACCGAGATCCGTTTCTGGAAGCTTGGCGAGGCCATGCCGGCCCTGGCCCGCAACGCCGACGGCGACCAGCTCCTCTTCATCCACCAGGGCGCCGGCGACCTCTTCTGCGACTATGGCCGCCTCGCCTACCGGGCCGGCGACTACCTCTACCTGCCGCGCGGCACCATGTGGCGCCTGGCGCCCTCCGAGCCGACCGCCGTGCTGATGATCCAGGCGACCAACACCCACTTCGGCCTGCCGGACAAGGGCCTGCTCGGCGGCCACGCCCTGTTCGATCCGGCCATGCTCGAGACCCCGGTCATGGACGAGGCCTTCCGCGCCCACCAGGACGAGGCCGGCGAGTTCGTGGTCGAGATCAAGAAGCGCGGCGAGGTCTCCCGCGTCACCTATCCCTACAATCCCCTCGACGCGGTGGGCTGGCACGGCGAGCTCGCGCCGGTGCGCCTGAACGTCACGGACCTGCGGCCGGTGATGAGCCACCGCTATCACCTGCCGCCGAGCGTCCACACGACCTTCGTCTCGGACCGCTTCGTCGTCTGCACCTTCGCGCCGCGGCCCTTCGAGACCGATCCCGGCGCGCTCAAGGTGCCGTTCTTCCACAACAACGACGACTTCGACGAGGTGCTGTTCTATCACGCCGGCGACTTCTTCAGCCGGGACAACATCGACGCCGGCATGATGACGTTCCATCCTTCCGGCTTCACCCACGGGCCGCACCCCAAGGCGCTGAAGAACATGCTGACCCAGGCCAAGCCCGCCACCGACGAATACGCCGTGATGATCGACACCCGCGATCCGCTCGAAGTGGGCGAGGCCGCGGCGGCGGTCGAGAACCCGGCCTACGTCGACAGCTGGAAGGCCTCATGA
- a CDS encoding YqaA family protein — protein sequence MLRKTYDWVMGLAGSRHAGPALAAVSFAESSFFPVPPDVMLAPMVLARPERAYVYAGLCTAASVLGGMLGYAIGVFLGPLAHQILALFGHPEGQQEFQAWFARYGLWIILIKGLTPIPYKLVTITAGLARFDLFTFVWASIVTRGARFFLTATLLKYFGPAIRAEVERRLALYAALGVAALIGVVVALKVLG from the coding sequence ATGCTTCGAAAGACGTACGACTGGGTCATGGGCCTGGCCGGCTCGCGCCACGCAGGCCCGGCGCTGGCGGCGGTGTCCTTCGCCGAGAGCTCCTTCTTTCCCGTCCCGCCGGACGTGATGCTGGCGCCGATGGTGCTGGCGCGGCCCGAGCGGGCCTACGTCTACGCCGGCCTCTGCACCGCGGCCTCGGTGCTGGGCGGGATGCTGGGCTACGCCATCGGCGTCTTCCTGGGCCCCCTGGCCCACCAGATCCTGGCGCTGTTCGGCCACCCCGAGGGCCAGCAGGAGTTCCAGGCCTGGTTCGCCCGCTACGGCCTGTGGATCATCCTCATCAAGGGGCTGACGCCGATCCCCTACAAGCTGGTGACCATCACCGCGGGCCTGGCGCGCTTCGACCTCTTCACCTTCGTCTGGGCCTCGATCGTCACCCGCGGGGCGCGGTTCTTCCTGACGGCGACGCTGCTCAAGTACTTCGGCCCGGCGATCCGCGCCGAGGTGGAACGGCGGCTGGCGCTCTATGCGGCGCTGGGCGTCGCCGCCCTGATCGGCGTGGTGGTCGCGCTCAAGGTCTTGGGCTGA
- a CDS encoding fumarylacetoacetate hydrolase family protein: protein MKLASLKGGRDGRLVVVSRDLAWFTDASHIAPTLQAALDRWYVCEGELRGLSESLEHGAVPRERFHEHSAASPLPRAFQWADGSAYVNHVQLVRQARGAEMPESFWTDPLMYQGGSDGFLAPRDPIPLADEAWGCDLEGEVAVVTGDVPMGVDAKAALGHIRLVMLCNDVSLRNLIPGELAKGFGFFQAKPASAFSPVAVTPDELEGWKDGRLSGKLEVELNGAPLGEADAGVHMTFDFGTLIAHAAKTRGLAAGSIIGSGTVSNRGPDGGPGKPIAEGGVGYSCLAEVRTVETILHGAPKTPFLKVGDTVRIEMRDARRHSIFGAIEQEVAAA from the coding sequence ATGAAGCTCGCATCCCTGAAGGGCGGCCGCGACGGCCGCCTCGTCGTCGTCTCCCGCGATCTCGCCTGGTTCACCGACGCCAGCCACATCGCCCCGACCCTGCAGGCGGCGCTCGACCGCTGGTACGTCTGCGAGGGCGAGCTGCGCGGCCTCTCCGAGAGCCTCGAGCACGGCGCTGTGCCGCGCGAGCGCTTCCACGAGCACTCCGCCGCCAGCCCCCTGCCGCGCGCCTTCCAGTGGGCCGACGGCTCGGCCTATGTGAACCACGTCCAGCTCGTGCGTCAGGCCCGCGGGGCCGAGATGCCGGAAAGCTTCTGGACCGATCCCCTGATGTACCAGGGCGGCTCCGACGGCTTCCTCGCGCCGCGCGATCCGATCCCGCTCGCGGACGAGGCCTGGGGCTGCGACCTCGAGGGCGAGGTGGCGGTGGTCACCGGCGACGTGCCGATGGGCGTGGACGCCAAGGCCGCGCTCGGGCACATCCGCCTCGTCATGCTCTGCAACGACGTCAGCCTGCGCAACCTGATCCCCGGCGAGCTCGCCAAGGGCTTCGGCTTCTTCCAGGCCAAGCCGGCCTCGGCCTTCTCGCCCGTCGCGGTCACGCCCGACGAGCTGGAAGGCTGGAAGGACGGGCGGCTCTCCGGGAAGCTGGAGGTCGAGCTCAACGGCGCCCCGCTCGGCGAGGCGGACGCCGGCGTCCACATGACCTTCGACTTCGGGACCCTGATCGCCCACGCCGCCAAGACCCGCGGCCTGGCGGCCGGCTCCATCATCGGCTCGGGCACGGTCTCGAACCGCGGGCCGGACGGCGGCCCGGGCAAGCCGATCGCCGAGGGCGGCGTCGGCTATTCCTGCCTCGCCGAAGTCCGCACGGTGGAGACCATCCTCCACGGCGCGCCCAAGACCCCGTTCCTCAAGGTCGGCGACACCGTGCGCATCGAGATGAGGGACGCCCGGCGCCACAGCATCTTCGGCGCCATCGAGCAGGAGGTCGCCGCGGCATGA